The following proteins are co-located in the Paludibaculum fermentans genome:
- a CDS encoding phytoene/squalene synthase family protein, with product MSRLAASYAHCVAVARARAKNFYYSFLVLPEEKRLAMCAIYAFMRECDDLSDEAGASLSNIAGWRAQMVQTLTGPPADHPVWPAFQDVVRKYRVPAQYFHEMIDGVSSDLEPRKVETFDELYRYCYLVASVVGLTTIHIFGFDDPRALALAEKCGIAFQLTNIIRDVREDAVNQRVYLPSEDLARFGVTPEALAGPVTTPEIRQLLEFEGARAQRYYAESRPLIAMMREDSQPALWALIEIYSQLLNRIQQRGYDVMPGKIRLSTSEKMTVLARAWLRRLF from the coding sequence ATGAGCCGTCTGGCCGCGTCCTATGCCCATTGCGTCGCAGTCGCTCGCGCACGGGCCAAGAACTTCTACTACTCGTTCCTCGTCCTGCCGGAAGAGAAGCGGCTCGCCATGTGCGCCATTTACGCCTTCATGCGCGAATGCGACGACCTCAGTGATGAAGCCGGAGCGAGCCTGTCGAACATCGCCGGCTGGCGCGCGCAGATGGTGCAGACGCTCACCGGTCCGCCCGCCGATCATCCTGTCTGGCCCGCTTTTCAGGATGTGGTCCGCAAGTATCGCGTCCCTGCCCAGTATTTCCACGAGATGATCGACGGCGTCTCCAGCGACCTGGAGCCGCGCAAGGTGGAGACATTCGACGAGCTCTACCGCTACTGCTACCTCGTGGCCTCGGTGGTGGGTTTGACCACGATTCACATTTTCGGGTTCGACGATCCGCGCGCGCTGGCGCTGGCGGAGAAGTGCGGCATCGCGTTCCAGCTTACGAACATCATCCGCGACGTCCGCGAGGACGCGGTCAACCAGCGGGTGTACCTGCCGTCCGAGGACCTGGCGCGCTTCGGGGTGACGCCCGAAGCACTGGCTGGCCCCGTGACGACTCCGGAGATCCGCCAACTGCTGGAGTTCGAAGGGGCACGGGCGCAGCGCTACTACGCGGAGTCAAGGCCGTTGATCGCGATGATGCGGGAAGACAGCCAGCCGGCGCTGTGGGCGCTCATCGAGATCTACTCGCAACTGCTGAACCGCATCCAGCAGCGCGGCTACGACGTGATGCCTGGCAAGATCCGACTGTCGACCTCAGAGAAAATGACGGTGCTGGCCCGCGCCTGGCTGCGCCGCTTGTTCTAG
- a CDS encoding MFS transporter, translated as MRRLADWLGINRAALGVLVVVGGLGLSEEIWRNFLSIYLNVKTGDLAKAVGYMGIYSFLENLVEGLGYFLGGTFAHRLGPRVALAISAVPMTVGFTLLLSLHQPWAIVIGALLLTSWDPLSVPATFEVVGSEVAANRRNIAFSVQSIQKRIPKIIGPLIGGVVFAIGYWANLWLAVGVLAASVIAQITLLGRMKPMPEPDPMPARQVLASIPPDLKRLLTAEIFLRWGDWFVRDFAALYVVAVLGRTPAEYGLLASLTAFTSLLTYIPVGKLADRSSSMKPFIGITFVLFTLFPFSLTLLPKTGLPIMTALCITFVLNGLREIGEPARKAAITAGMPPRIRARAVGLYWGLRSLFFCPAPLAAVWLWRHVGPEWTFLTGGAIGLCGTAWFLLRVRLAK; from the coding sequence ATGCGCCGCCTGGCGGACTGGCTGGGGATTAATCGCGCCGCTCTTGGCGTGCTCGTCGTCGTGGGCGGGCTCGGTCTCTCAGAGGAGATCTGGCGGAACTTCCTTTCCATCTACCTCAACGTGAAGACCGGCGACCTGGCGAAGGCCGTCGGCTACATGGGCATCTACTCCTTCCTGGAGAATCTCGTGGAGGGGCTGGGCTACTTCCTGGGCGGGACCTTCGCGCACCGCCTGGGTCCGCGCGTGGCGCTGGCGATCTCCGCCGTGCCGATGACGGTGGGGTTCACTTTGCTGCTGTCGCTGCACCAGCCATGGGCCATCGTGATCGGAGCGCTGCTGTTGACCAGTTGGGATCCGCTGTCGGTCCCCGCAACGTTCGAGGTGGTGGGCAGCGAAGTCGCGGCCAACCGCCGGAACATCGCCTTCTCCGTGCAGAGCATCCAGAAGCGGATCCCTAAGATTATCGGTCCGCTGATCGGTGGCGTGGTCTTTGCGATCGGGTACTGGGCGAATCTCTGGCTGGCGGTGGGCGTACTGGCCGCATCGGTGATCGCACAGATCACCCTGCTGGGCCGCATGAAGCCGATGCCGGAGCCCGATCCCATGCCGGCCCGCCAGGTGCTCGCCTCCATCCCGCCGGACCTGAAGCGCCTGCTGACGGCCGAGATCTTTCTTCGCTGGGGCGACTGGTTCGTACGAGATTTCGCCGCCCTGTATGTGGTGGCGGTGTTGGGCCGCACTCCGGCCGAGTACGGCCTGCTGGCCTCGCTGACCGCCTTCACCTCACTACTTACCTACATTCCTGTCGGCAAGCTGGCCGACCGCTCTTCCAGCATGAAGCCGTTCATTGGAATCACGTTTGTCCTGTTCACGCTGTTCCCGTTCTCGTTGACGCTGCTGCCGAAGACCGGGCTGCCGATCATGACAGCACTCTGCATTACGTTCGTCCTGAACGGTTTGCGCGAGATTGGAGAACCGGCCCGGAAGGCAGCCATCACGGCTGGAATGCCGCCGCGCATCCGGGCACGCGCCGTGGGTCTCTACTGGGGGCTGCGATCGCTTTTCTTCTGCCCTGCCCCACTGGCGGCGGTCTGGCTGTGGAGACACGTCGGCCCCGAATGGACCTTTCTCACCGGAGGCGCGATTGGCCTCTGCGGGACGGCCTGGTTCCTACTGCGAGTGCGGCTAGCAAAATAG
- the hpnC gene encoding squalene synthase HpnC — MTKAWSTDQALSYTHWLATHHYENFNVVSFLLPKHLHQDFYNVYSFCRWSDDLGDEIGDTQESLRLLNWWRGELRGLYEGVKPTHPVFVALALTIERHELPIDPFDNLLTAFIQDQTVTRYDDWAGVMDYCVNSANPVGRLVLMLCGYRDEERFRLSDATCSALQLANFWQDVTVDLKKDRVYLPLDLFRKHGYTEEELFAHRNTPAFRKVMVEAVDYAQQLFETGLPLVGKLDRRLALDIDLFSRGGMKVLDKIRAQDYDVLKGRPVVSKPERVVLLLRSLLRAAVSKAA; from the coding sequence ATGACAAAAGCCTGGTCCACCGACCAGGCTTTGTCGTATACACACTGGCTGGCGACCCACCACTACGAGAACTTCAACGTGGTGAGCTTCCTGCTGCCCAAGCACCTGCACCAGGATTTCTACAACGTGTACTCGTTCTGCCGCTGGTCAGACGACCTGGGCGATGAGATTGGCGACACACAGGAGAGCCTGCGCCTGCTCAATTGGTGGCGCGGCGAGTTGCGCGGCCTGTACGAAGGCGTCAAACCTACCCATCCTGTATTCGTCGCGCTTGCTTTGACCATCGAGCGGCACGAACTACCCATCGACCCGTTCGACAATCTACTTACAGCGTTCATCCAGGACCAGACAGTCACCCGCTACGACGACTGGGCCGGGGTCATGGACTACTGCGTCAACTCCGCGAATCCCGTGGGCCGCCTGGTGCTGATGTTGTGCGGTTATCGGGACGAAGAGCGGTTCCGCCTCTCGGATGCCACCTGCTCCGCCCTGCAGCTAGCCAACTTCTGGCAGGACGTCACGGTGGACCTCAAGAAGGATCGCGTCTACCTGCCGCTGGACCTGTTCCGCAAGCACGGCTACACAGAGGAGGAGTTGTTCGCGCACAGGAACACCCCGGCCTTCCGCAAAGTGATGGTGGAAGCGGTGGACTACGCGCAGCAGCTGTTTGAGACCGGCCTGCCGCTGGTGGGCAAGCTGGACCGCCGCCTGGCGCTGGACATCGACCTCTTCAGCCGCGGCGGGATGAAGGTACTGGACAAGATCCGGGCGCAAGACTACGACGTATTGAAAGGACGGCCCGTGGTTTCGAAGCCAGAGCGGGTGGTGCTGCTGCTGCGCAGCCTGCTGCGCGCGGCCGTGTCGAAAGCCGCATGA